The nucleotide window TGTTCCTCGCCCACCTCGTGTTGGGCCTGGTTTTGATTGTGCCTTTTCTAGTTTTTGCCGCGGTTCACATCAAGAACTCCTATCATCGCCCGAATCGGCGAGCCGTGCGGGTGGGGCTTGGTTTGTTCGGAGTGTGTCTCGTGCTCCTCTTTTCCGGAGTGGCGTTGACCCGGCTGGATTTCTTTGAAATCAAGAACCCGAATGTCCGGTCGATGGCTTACTGGGCGCACGTCATCACGCCGGTGCTTGCGGTCTGGCTTTACATCCTTCATCGGCTGGCGGGACCCCGAATCAAATGGCGCGTCGGCTTGGCCTGGGCCGGCGTCGTGGGCGTGGTCGTGGCCGCGATGGTCCTGTTGCATGCGCAGGATCCGCGGAAGTGGAACGTGCAAGGGCCAAAGGAAGGGGAAAAATATTTTCTGCCCTCGCTGGCGCGGACTGCATCCGGAAATTTCATCCCCGCCCGGACGCTGATGATGGACGATTACTGTCTAAAATGCCATCAGGACGCTTACGCCGGCTGGTTTCACAGCGCGCATCACTTCAGTTCCTTCAACAACAAGCCGTACCTGTTCAGCGTCCGCGAGACGCGCCAGGTGTCACTGAAACGGGATGGCTCGGTGAAGGCGTCGCGGTGGTGCGCGGGTTGCCACGACGTGGTGCCGTTCTTCAGCGGCGCGTTTGACGATCCCGATTTCGACCTGGAGAAGCATCCGACCTCGCAGGCGGGCATCACGTGCACGGCCTGCCACGCGATCGTCAATGTCAACAGCACGCAAGGCAACGCGGACTACACGATCGAGGAGCCGATTCACTACCCGTTCGCTTTCAGCACGAACGGATTCCTTCAGTTCATCAACCAGCAACTCGTCAAAGCCAAACCGGAGTTTCACAAGAAAACCTTCCTGAAGCCGCTGCACAAGAACGCGGAGTTCTGCTCGACCTGCCACAAGGTCAGCCTTCCCTACGAACTGAATCACTACAAGGAATTCCTTCGCGGCCAGAATCACTACGACACCTTTCTGTTAAGCGGCGTGTCCGGTCACAACGCCAAAAGCTTTTACTATCCGCCGAAGGCCAAGGAGAATTGCGCGAGCTGCCACATGCCGCTGAAGGCGTCGGAAGATTTCGGCGCGAACTTCTTCAATCCGACGAACCGCTCCACGCGGTTCATCCACGATCATCTGTTTCCGGCGGCGAACACGGGCGTGGCTCACCTCCGCAACCAGCCGGACATCGTGAAGGCGCATCAGGATTTTCTGAAGGACTGCGCGCGGGTCGATATTTTCGGGGTCAAGGAAGGCGGCACGATTGACAGCCCCCTCATTGCGCCGCTGCGGCCCAACGTGCCGGCATTGAAACGCGGCCAAACTTACCTGTTGGAAGTGGTTTTGCGGACTCTGACCGTGGGGCACCCCCTGACGCAAGGCACCGCCGATTCAAACGAACTTTGGACCGACGTGAAAGTCAGCAGCGGTGGACGGGTGATCGGCCGCAACGGGGGTCTCGGCCCGTTCAACGAAGTCGATCCCTGGTCGCACTTCGTCAACGTGTACATGCTCGACAAGGACGGGAATCGGATCGACCGCCGGAATCCGCAGGACATTTTCACGCCGCTCTACAATAACCAGATTCCGCCAGGCGCCGCGCAGGTCGTGCACTATGCGCTCACGGTTCCGGAGGATGCGACGGAGCCGCTCACGGTCGAGGTGAAATTCCAATATCGGAAGTTCGACACGATTTACATGAACTACGTCCTGGGGCAGGGCTACACCAACGGGGCGCCACTCCAGGTGATCAACGACCTCCCAATAACAACGATCGCCTCGGACAAAGTGACGTTCCAGGTCGAAGGTGGCCAGGCGCTGCCCTCAACTCTCAACTCCCAACTCTCAACCATTCCCGAATGGCAGCGCTGGAATGACTACGGCATCGGCCTCTTGCTCAAAGGCGACAAAGGCAGCGAAAAAGGCGAATTGATCCAGGCGGCCCAGGCCTTTTCCGAAGTGGAAAAACTGGGCCACGCGGACGGCCCGCTCAACCAGGCCCGTGTTTTCTTCAAAGAAGGCCGCCTGGACGACGCCGTGACCGCCCTGCAGCGCGCAGTCAAATTCAACCCGCCCGCCCCGCGCTGGACGGTGGCGTGGTTCAACGGACTGGTGAACAAACAGAACGGATTTCTGGACAAAGCGATCACGGAATTCCGCAGCATCCTGGAAGACCGCTATCCGGAGTTGGAGAAGCGCGGATTCGATTTCAGCAAGGATTACGAAGTCATCAACGAACTCGGCCAGACGCTGGTCGAGCGCGCCAAACTGGAGCAAGGCGAAGAAAACAAGGAACGCCGGCGCGAGTTCCTGCTCCAGGCCCAAGCTCAATTTGAAAGAACACTCGCGCTCGACAGCGAGAATCTCACGGCTCACTACAATCTGATGCTGATCCACACCCAGCTTGGCGACGACGCCAAGGCCGCCGAGCATCGGAAGCTTCACGAGCGGTACCGCCCCGACGACAACGCGCGCGACCGCGCCATCGCGATCCATCGCCGCGCCAACGCCGCCGCCGATCACGCCGCGCAGGCGATCGTGATTTATCCGCTCCAACGGCCACAGGCGCTCGGATTGTCCAGTGCAGGGAAGCCATGAGCCAGAACAAGACCACCGCCCGTCAAGCTCCGGCTCGACGAGAACGATTTGGTGCAGTGGCAATCATTCTCTAGGCCAGCGGATGATCTGCGGCGAAGTGTTGGTGTGATTCGCCCTACGCTGGCCATCCATCCAGATGGATGGCACGGTCGGGGGGGGCGCACAGAAATCCCAATTGTTGCCACCATCAGCTTCAACGCATTCAGTGAGCATGAGTGCAAACGTGTTCGACCGGGAAGGCACAGTAAATCCGCTTGGCTGCTCGGACTGGATTGGTGAAACTTGCGCTCGGCCCTAAAGTGCCGCACGGTTTCCGACCCAAGATGAACATCGTTATTTGCCCGACTCTGGATGGCCTCGCACGAATATGGCGACAGGGCTCGACCTTCACCGTGACTCTCCCGGCCGAGGCGCCCCGTCTCCCGGACAACGAAACGAGCAAGGCCGCGCCGGCCGATCCGTCCAACCTGTTGCCATCCGCGAGCACGACGGTGTTGGTCGTGGACGACGATCCCGCGGTGCTCGACTTGATGAGCCGCGTCCTCGCCAAAGAGGGGTGGCGCGTGGCGACGGCCAACAACGGCCCGGCGGGACTGGACCTCGCGCGGAAGCTGCAACCCGACGTCATCACGCTCGACGTGATGATGCCGGAGATGGACGGCTTCGAGTTCGTCCGGGAATTTCGCCGACAGCCGGAGGGCCAGGCTGTGCCGATCATCGTCATCACGGCCAAAGACCTCACGGAAGATGATCGCCGCCGGCTCAACGGCTACGTCACGCAAGTCCTCGAAAAGGGCGCTTACCGTCTCGATCAACTCCTCCATGAAATCCGGCGCTTGGTCATGGCCCACGCCCCGCACCGACGCAAAGAAAGGTAACCTCCTATGGCCCGCATCCTCCTCGTCGAAGATAACGAAATGAACCGCGACATGCTTTCACGGCGGTTGGAACGCCGCGGCCATCAGGTCGTCCTCGCGCTCGACGGCCAGCAAGGCCTGGACGCCGCCCGTCAACAGCAGCCCGACGTGATCCTCATGGACATGAGCCTGCCCGTCGTGGATGGCTGGGAAGCCACGCGCCAGTTGAAGAAGGACGCCGCCACTCAAGCCATTCCCATCATTGCCCTGACCGCGCATGCCATGTCGAGTGACGAACAGAAAGCGCGCGAAGCCGGGTGCGACGATTTCGACACCAAGCCCATCGAACTGGACCGGCTCTTGGGGAAGATTCAGGCGCAACTGGACCGGCGCCCGCGCGCATGAGTTCGACCGCTTCACCTGGAACTCCGGCAGCCGAGGTTCGCCGTTCCAAGCCCGAGTCGGCCCGCGCGCGGAGTTTGCATTTGGCCAAAGTGCGGCACGACCTGCGCACGCCCATCAACCATGTCTTGGGTTATTGCGAAATGCTGCAAGACGAGCCCGAGGATCCGGCCTGGCCCAACCTCGCGGAGGATCTCCAGAGAATTCTCACCGGCGGAAAGCAGGTTTTGTCGCTGGTCAATTACTACTTCGACCCCGAGCAAGTAAAGCCGGCCAATCCCGATCTTCGTCAAGTGCAGCACGAGTTGCGCACGCCGTTGAACCACATCATCGGCTACAGCGAAATTCTCCAAGAGCAAGCGCTCGAGCTCGGCCGCGCCATGGTGCACGCTGACCTCGGCAAAATCCGCGCCGCCGCGTTCCTCCTGCTGGACCTCTTGGAGATGTATCTGATCCGCGGTCAAGGCGCGCCGTCGGCCGACCCGGGCCTTCTCGAATCCATCTGGCCCGCGCCGCCCGCCCAGGCCGCGGCGCTGCCCGATACCACCCTTTCCCCGGTTTGGGCCGACGCCGCCATTTTGGTTGTGGATGACGATCCGTTGAACCGGGAAATGCTGGAGCGGCGGTTGCGGCGGCAAGGCTGCAAAGTCTTTTTGGCCGAGAATGGCGACCAAGCGTTGACGGCGCTGCGCGGCCGGTCCGTCGATCTCATCCTCTTGGACATGGTCATGCCGGGACTGGACGGCTTCCAAGTCATTGCTCAGTTGAAAGCCGACGCCGCGCTCGCCCCCATCCCGGTCATCATGCTCTCGGCTTCCGACGAAGCCGCCACGGCCGTGCATTGCATCAAAATGGGGGCCGACGATTTCCTGCCCAAACCCTGCAACACGACGCTCCTGCTGGCGCGCATCGAGTCTTCCCTGGCCAAGAAACGGCTGCAGGAATTGCACCGCGCCGGCGCCGGCTATTTCCACGACAAAGGCACGCTGCGTCCGGATTCGCCTTCCTACGTGGAGCGGCAGGCGGATCGAGAACTGTTCGAGGGCCTGCTCCGCGGCGAATTGTGCTACGTCCTTACTTCGCGGCAAATGGGCAAATCCTCGCTCATGGTCCGCACCGCGCACAAACTGCGCGAGCGCGGCGTCAGTGTCGTCGCCCTCGATTTGACCGCCATCGGCCAGAACGTGACCCCGGAGCAATGGTACGACGGGTTGCTCAGCCGCATCGGACGCGCGTTGCGATTGGAAGATGAGTTCGAGGATTTTTGGCTGCGGCATGAGCGACTCGGCCCCGTGCAGCGCTTGTTCACGGCCCTCCGCGAGGTCGAACTAAAACGCCACGCCCGGTCGCTCGTCATCTTCGTGGATGAAGTCGATGCCGTGCGGAACCTGCCGTTCAACACCGATGAATTCTTTGCCGCCGTGCGCAATCGCATCTACGCGCGCGTCTTCGATGACGCCTGGGTTGCGGAACAACTCGGCCTGATTTCAACCGCGGACCATTCGACGCGATCGGAGCGCGAATGAAACCGGGCCAAATCGCAATTCCTGGCCAGCAGAACGCGAACCAGCTGGAGGTCGATTGCCGGGCGGACATCGGCATTCCTGCGCTTTACGGCGACACAACCCGCCAGGTTCCGCCGGGGCGGTGCGGGGTCAGGAATTCGGTTCGAGTCAGCCTGATGCCGTGGAGATACCAAACGGCCAGTGTTCCCTCGGTTCGATGCTGAAAGAGAAAATCCGTGTTCCCGTCCGAATCCCAATCTGCCGTCGCAACCAATCGCCATTCTGCGTCGCCGGTCTCCGCGGGATGAGGAATACCTACGCCGATGAGTTTTTTGCCTTGCAGATACCACACAGCGAGCGCGCCGTCTGAGAATTGCAGCGCCAGGTCCACATAGCCATCTGCGTTGAAGTCGCCGCTGCCCACGATGAGGAAGTCCCGGTCCCCGACGTTGCTCGGAACGAGAAATTCGACCGCTTTCATGGTTTGCAGGTTCACCAACCAGGCCGCCAGAAATCCGTCCGCATCCTGGAAGATGAGATCCGGCAATCCGTCGCCATTGAAATCGCCCTTCTGCGCCGGCGCGTCTTCGACCCGCACCTGAAAAGAAGCGGTTGCCGCCCGGCCTTCGGAATCCATGACCGAAAGCGTGATGCGCGCCCCACCGACCTGATCTGTCGCCGGCGTGATCACGAGCGTTCGATCCGCCCCGTCGCCGCCGAAGACGAAACTGGAGTCCCGCAGCAACGCCGGATTGTCGGAGGTGGCCGAAACCGTCAAGAACTCCGGCGCGGTCTCGGCATCGGCGATCTCTGTCGGGCAGTGCAGCCAAGTGGGATGACTACCGCACGCTCGAAGGAGATGTGCCGGAGTCGGTCACGATTCCGGCCGGGGCAACCACCGCGAGGATTTCTTTATCAGCGCCGGCGACGGTGACCATCCAGATTACGCGGCATAACGAGCCGCCGAGCCTTTCGTTCCTTGGCGATCTGATAGGAGCCGTGCTTGCCGTGCTTAGCGATGGCGCTCGCCAGGAATTCCCAAGCCTTTTTGGCCTTCTCCAGATACGCTCGCGCCGCTTCAGGGTAACTTCGTTGAAACCGGCGACGAAGCGCATTGAGCCAGCGCCGCCGCCGCGGCCGCCGTCACTGAGGTCGTTTTCGGCCAGACAATTTGCGGATCGCCCCGGTCCGGCAGCACGTCGGTCTCATACGCGCGGTTGCGGGGATAAACCAGGAAATACAACCCGCCGTCCGCGTCCTGCATTTTGGCGAGGAAATCGGCCTCCCATTTCGCTTCCTGAATCAGGTCGCTGATTCCATCCCCGCTTTCGGGAATCCCCAAATTGTCCAGCTCCGCGACTCCGGTGAACGCGTCCGCGGCGAAGACCAGCGTGTGAATCAAGGCCGCGGAATTGATCGTGTATTTGCTGTAATCGCCCGCGTCGTGGTGGCCGCCGGAAACATCGATGCGCCCCCGGTTGACGAAAGCGAACAGGCTGGATTCAAAATCCTTCAGGCGCGGCGCGGTGTGGCGCAAAATAATTGAGAAATTAATCCGCGTCAGTTCCAGCACCGCAGGGGAAAGAATTCGCAACTGGTGCGACCCCGGCTCGGGCAAGAATCAGACAAGCGTCATTCTCTCCTACTCTTAATCCTAATCCGTGTGTCCGCTGGGGAGAGATGAAGATTATGAGTAAGATTAGGAGCAGGAGACCCTGACAGACGTCTGCCGCGCACCGTGGCCTATTCAGCGAGATTCTCGGACGCCCCTCCGTGGAATGAGATTGCAGGGACCGGCCGAGTTGACAATAATCCAATTGAACCAAATGGTTAACGCATCAGCGCCTGTCCAATGATCGAGTGGAACATTCAGAGCCGCGCGCATGCCTGTCAGGCGTGCCACAAGCCGTTCGCCGACAAGGAACCTTTTCACACCTTGCTGTTCGATCACAAAAGCGCTTACGAGCGGCTGGATGTCTGCGAGAACTGCTGGAGCACCCAATACAGCCAGGGCGCGACGGACCGCAAAGGTTTCATTTCCTACTGGCAGAGCATCTATACCGTGCCTCCCGCGGCGCCGCCGGATCCGATCCAGAAGGAAACGGCCGAGTCACTGTTGCGCAAACTCATCGAGCAGAATGATCCGAGCCATGCGGCGGCCCGGTTTATCCTCGCCGTCATGCTCGAACGGAAGCGTCTGCTGAAGGTCAAAGCCCAGCTTTTGGAGCATCAGCAAAGGATTTTTGTTTACGAGCACGCGGGCACCGGCGACCTGTTCCAAATTCCCGATCCGAACCTGAAGTTGGATAAACTCGAGGAGGTGCAGCGTGAAGTCGCCCGGTTGCTCGAGCATGGCGTGAACCCGCGTGCCCCCGCGGCGTCGGGAACCGAGGCGCAAAAGGAGAGCGGTTCCGGCCCCGGAGGAACCGAGAACAAGACGGACGGATCGCAATCGACTGAAGAATCTATCGCGGTGGCGCAATCCTCTACCGTTTGAACTTTGGACTGTGTCGGACCTTGGCCCACTTCAGAGTCGTTTAGGCTACGCCTTTCGAGATGTCGAACTGCTGCGTCTGGCGGTGACGCATCCGTCGGTCGCGCACGAGCACGGCAACAACGTCCACCACAACCAGCGGCTCGAATTTCTGGGGGATGCGGTTCTGCAGTTGGTTCTGACGCGCGTGTTGTATGAAAGATTCCCGGACTTCGGCGAAGGGCCGTTGACCAAAGCCCGCGCGCAATTGGTCAACCGCCGTTCGCTGGCCGAACATGGCCGCCGCCTCGAACTGGGACAGCACCTGATCCTCAGCCGCGGCGAGGAACTCAACGGAGGACGAGATCGTCCGTCCACGCTTGCCGACGCGTTTGAAGCGTTGCTGGGCGCGATCTTCATGGACGGCGGATTTGAATCGGCTCAGGAATTTATTCTCCGCCAGTTTCGCGATGTGTTCGGCGATCTGGAAGTGTTGCCCAATCTGGAAAACCCGAAAGGCGAACTCCAGGAGGTCCTGCAAGCCCGCTCGCCTGAGCCGCCACGTTATATCATGTTGTCCGTGTCTGGCCCGGACCACGATCGCGTCTTCGAGTGCGCCGTGTTTTATCGAAAGGAAGAACTCGGCCGGGGAAGCGGCAAGAGCAAGAAGGAGGCGGAATCTCAAGCCGCGCTCAACGCTCTGGTGGCGCTCCACCAGTCCACGACAGAAGCGAATGAACCGGAGGAATCAGAGGCCGGTGATAATCCGTGAGCCGCGTTTGTATGCCTTAGAGCGTGTCCGAAAATTGCGCGGGGTCCTGCGGCGAGGGATTTTGGCTGTGGCCAAGGCGGCGAGGTCCGAGCATCCCCAACGCGGGCTGTAAGGACCGAGCCAACGCAGGCCACGGACAAAAGACCCGCCGCCCGGAGGGTTTTCGCGCCAAAGGCCGCCTGGCTTCGTTGCTCCTCAGTCGAAGATCCAGGGAGGATATTCTCCTTCGTCGCGCCTCGCCATCCGGCCTTTGGCGCGAAAACAGGACCCCGCGGAATTTTCGGACACGCTCTTAAATAAGTTGAATGGTTGAATGGTCAAATCAGTAGCCCAGTTCCAGTTCATTTCACCTATTTAACCCATTTAACTCGTTTAACCGCTCTATACGCTGTAACGCTCCCACGCTCTCGCGAATTACCAATCCCCCGCAGCGCCATCTTTGTAGAACGTCCGCTGCACAATCTCTTGCTGGAACGGATGCTTCGCCACTACTTTCTCGTCGATCTCAATGCCCAGCCCGGGTTTGATGTTCGGACGAACGATGCGTCCCGTCTTTTCCACGGTGAAACCTTCGCGAACGATGTCCTGCCGCCAGGGCACGTCACTGTGCACCGTCTCGCAGATGATGTAGGACGGCGTGGCGAAGCCGAATTCCAGCGAGGCCGCAGTGCTGACCGGCCCCTGCGGATTGTGCGGGGCCATCGCCACCCGATACGCCTCGGCCATCGCCGCGATGCGCCGCGCTTCGCTTAAGCCGCCGCAATGGGTGATGTCCGGCTGGATTACGCTCGCGG belongs to Verrucomicrobiota bacterium and includes:
- a CDS encoding response regulator encodes the protein MAARTGLVKLALGPKVPHGFRPKMNIVICPTLDGLARIWRQGSTFTVTLPAEAPRLPDNETSKAAPADPSNLLPSASTTVLVVDDDPAVLDLMSRVLAKEGWRVATANNGPAGLDLARKLQPDVITLDVMMPEMDGFEFVREFRRQPEGQAVPIIVITAKDLTEDDRRRLNGYVTQVLEKGAYRLDQLLHEIRRLVMAHAPHRRKER
- the rnc gene encoding ribonuclease III, which gives rise to MSDLGPLQSRLGYAFRDVELLRLAVTHPSVAHEHGNNVHHNQRLEFLGDAVLQLVLTRVLYERFPDFGEGPLTKARAQLVNRRSLAEHGRRLELGQHLILSRGEELNGGRDRPSTLADAFEALLGAIFMDGGFESAQEFILRQFRDVFGDLEVLPNLENPKGELQEVLQARSPEPPRYIMLSVSGPDHDRVFECAVFYRKEELGRGSGKSKKEAESQAALNALVALHQSTTEANEPEESEAGDNP
- a CDS encoding VCBS repeat-containing protein is translated as MTVSATSDNPALLRDSSFVFGGDGADRTLVITPATDQVGGARITLSVMDSEGRAATASFQVRVEDAPAQKGDFNGDGLPDLIFQDADGFLAAWLVNLQTMKAVEFLVPSNVGDRDFLIVGSGDFNADGYVDLALQFSDGALAVWYLQGKKLIGVGIPHPAETGDAEWRLVATADWDSDGNTDFLFQHRTEGTLAVWYLHGIRLTRTEFLTPHRPGGTWRVVSP
- a CDS encoding tetratricopeptide repeat protein; this translates as MTAENTPPIGNGPKRKYFRAVGPRLRVLLFFVFGLVAILGANSAYLLSVTILEWATKLTYQNYFYQYMFLAHLVLGLVLIVPFLVFAAVHIKNSYHRPNRRAVRVGLGLFGVCLVLLFSGVALTRLDFFEIKNPNVRSMAYWAHVITPVLAVWLYILHRLAGPRIKWRVGLAWAGVVGVVVAAMVLLHAQDPRKWNVQGPKEGEKYFLPSLARTASGNFIPARTLMMDDYCLKCHQDAYAGWFHSAHHFSSFNNKPYLFSVRETRQVSLKRDGSVKASRWCAGCHDVVPFFSGAFDDPDFDLEKHPTSQAGITCTACHAIVNVNSTQGNADYTIEEPIHYPFAFSTNGFLQFINQQLVKAKPEFHKKTFLKPLHKNAEFCSTCHKVSLPYELNHYKEFLRGQNHYDTFLLSGVSGHNAKSFYYPPKAKENCASCHMPLKASEDFGANFFNPTNRSTRFIHDHLFPAANTGVAHLRNQPDIVKAHQDFLKDCARVDIFGVKEGGTIDSPLIAPLRPNVPALKRGQTYLLEVVLRTLTVGHPLTQGTADSNELWTDVKVSSGGRVIGRNGGLGPFNEVDPWSHFVNVYMLDKDGNRIDRRNPQDIFTPLYNNQIPPGAAQVVHYALTVPEDATEPLTVEVKFQYRKFDTIYMNYVLGQGYTNGAPLQVINDLPITTIASDKVTFQVEGGQALPSTLNSQLSTIPEWQRWNDYGIGLLLKGDKGSEKGELIQAAQAFSEVEKLGHADGPLNQARVFFKEGRLDDAVTALQRAVKFNPPAPRWTVAWFNGLVNKQNGFLDKAITEFRSILEDRYPELEKRGFDFSKDYEVINELGQTLVERAKLEQGEENKERRREFLLQAQAQFERTLALDSENLTAHYNLMLIHTQLGDDAKAAEHRKLHERYRPDDNARDRAIAIHRRANAAADHAAQAIVIYPLQRPQALGLSSAGKP
- a CDS encoding response regulator — its product is MSSTASPGTPAAEVRRSKPESARARSLHLAKVRHDLRTPINHVLGYCEMLQDEPEDPAWPNLAEDLQRILTGGKQVLSLVNYYFDPEQVKPANPDLRQVQHELRTPLNHIIGYSEILQEQALELGRAMVHADLGKIRAAAFLLLDLLEMYLIRGQGAPSADPGLLESIWPAPPAQAAALPDTTLSPVWADAAILVVDDDPLNREMLERRLRRQGCKVFLAENGDQALTALRGRSVDLILLDMVMPGLDGFQVIAQLKADAALAPIPVIMLSASDEAATAVHCIKMGADDFLPKPCNTTLLLARIESSLAKKRLQELHRAGAGYFHDKGTLRPDSPSYVERQADRELFEGLLRGELCYVLTSRQMGKSSLMVRTAHKLRERGVSVVALDLTAIGQNVTPEQWYDGLLSRIGRALRLEDEFEDFWLRHERLGPVQRLFTALREVELKRHARSLVIFVDEVDAVRNLPFNTDEFFAAVRNRIYARVFDDAWVAEQLGLISTADHSTRSERE
- a CDS encoding response regulator; the encoded protein is MARILLVEDNEMNRDMLSRRLERRGHQVVLALDGQQGLDAARQQQPDVILMDMSLPVVDGWEATRQLKKDAATQAIPIIALTAHAMSSDEQKAREAGCDDFDTKPIELDRLLGKIQAQLDRRPRA